A single window of Nicotiana sylvestris chromosome 3, ASM39365v2, whole genome shotgun sequence DNA harbors:
- the LOC104246037 gene encoding uncharacterized protein translates to MIRQTFYSNSASNSRRWISSTTQLHVSSWMDKIKGAFTGGQKTSSEPELPTSQSFTLPRFADELSKARKLGTLKQYIVGRSSEATFADAFEKQESIIRYLGALDPTGENLQPIQKQEAAKHCKCTIADVENTLAKFTWAKEAQTKLEKMKEEGKPMPKNMAEVQKLMGSSPMDVARSNLAKSGHISRNAFCPCGSKKRYKRCCGKDSTI, encoded by the exons ATGATTCGTCAGACGTTCTATTCAAACTCAGCATCAAATTCTCGTCGCTGGATTTCTTCGACAACACAACTTCATGTCTCCTCTTGGATGGACAAGATTAAAGGTGCATTTACCGGCGGCCAAAAGACTTCCTCTGAACCTGAATTACCCACCTCTCAGTCATTCACTCTCCCTC GATTTGCGGACGAATTGAGCAAAGCAAGGAAATTGGGGACTCTGAAGCAATACATTGTAGGGCGAAGTAGCGAAGCTACATTTGCTGATGCTTTTGAGAAGCAAGAATCTATTATCAGATATCTTGGTGCTTTGGATCCCACTGGAGAG aatCTTCAACCAATTCAAAAGCAAGAGGCAGCAAAACATTGCAAGTGCACAATAGCTGATGTTGAGAATACATTGGCAAAGTTTACTTGGGCAAAAGAAGCACAAACAAAACTTGAGAAGATGAAGGAAGAAGGGAAGCCAATGCCAAAGAACATGGCTGAG GTTCAAAAGTTGATGGGTTCATCCCCGATGGATGTTGCACGATCAAACTTGGCTAAGAGTGGGCATATTAGTAGGAATGCATTCTGTCCTTGTGGTTCCAAGAAGAGATACAAAAG GTGTTGCGGGAAGgattcaacaatttaa
- the LOC104246036 gene encoding UDP-glucose 6-dehydrogenase 4-like, translating into MVKICCIGAGYVGGPTMAVIALKCPSIEVAVVDISVARIAAWNSDQLPIYEPGLDDVVKQRRGKNLFFSTEVEKHVSEADIIFVSVNTPTKTRGLGAGKAADLTYWESAARMIADVSKNDKIVVEKSTVPVKTAEAIEKILSHNSKGINYQILSNPEFLAEGTAIQDLFNPDRVLIGGRDTPEGQKAIHALKQVYAHWVPEDRIICTNLWSAELSKLAANAFLAQRISSVNAMSALCEATGADVTQVSNAVGKDTRIGPKFLNASVGFGGSCFQKDILNLVYICECNGLKEVANYWKQVIQVNDYQKNRFVNRMVSSMFNTVSGKKVAILGFAFKKDTGDTRETPAIDVCKGLLGDNAHLSIYDPQVTEDQITKDLSMKKFDWDHPTHLQPMSPFAVKQVNVVWDAYEATKDAHGVCILTEWDEFKTLDFKKIYDTMQKPAFVFDGRNVVDAEKLREIGFIVYSIGKPLDAWLKDMPALA; encoded by the coding sequence ATGGTGAAGATTTGTTGCATTGGAGCTGGATATGTTGGTGGACCGACTATGGCGGTCATTGCCCTCAAGTGCCCCTCAATTGAAGTAGCTGTTGTTGATATCTCTGTTGCCCGAATTGCAGCATGGAATAGTGATCAGCTGCCTATCTATGAGCCTGGACTTGATGATGTGGTGAAGCAACGCCGAGGAAAGAACCTTTTCTTTAGTACTGAAGTAGAGAAACATGTCTCAGAAGCAGATATCATCTTTGTTTCTGTTAACACCCCAACGAAAACTCGTGGACTTGGAGCTGGGAAAGCAGCAGACCTTACATACTGGGAGAGTGCTGCTCGAATGATAGCAGACGTATCCAAGAACGATAAGATTGTTGTGGAGAAATCAACTGTTCCTGTGAAAACAGCTGAGGCAATCGAGAAAATACTCAGTCATAACAGCAAGGGAATTAACTATCAAATCCTCTCAAATCCAGAATTTCTTGCTGAGGGAACTGCAATTCAGGATCTTTTCAATCCAGATCGCGTTCTAATTGGAGGAAGAGACACCCCTGAAGGGCAAAAGGCGATCCACGCCCTCAAACAAGTGTATGCGCATTGGGTGCCTGAAGACAGAATCATCTGCACCAATCTCTGGTCAGCCGAGCTCTCAAAGCTCGCTGCCAACGCCTTCTTGGCTCAGAGGATTTCATCTGTTAATGCAATGTCAGCACTTTGTGAAGCTACTGGGGCTGATGTTACACAAGTTTCCAACGCTGTTGGTAAGGACACCCGAATTGGTCCCAAGTTCCTCAATGCCAGCGTTGGTTTTGGTGGTTCTTGTTTCCAAAAGGATATCCTCAACTTGGTTTACATATGTGAATGTAATGGCCTTAAAGAAGTTGCCAATTACTGGAAGCAAGTGATCCAGGTGAATGACTACCAAAAGAATCGGTTTGTTAACCGAATGGTTTCCTCAATGTTTAACACAGTTTCTGGAAAGAAGGTTGCAATTCTTGGTTTTGCCTTCAAGAAAGACACAGGTGACACTAGGGAAACTCCTGCAATTGATGTGTGTAAAGGCTTGTTGGGAGACAATGCTCATCTGAGCATATATGATCCACAGGTCACTGAGGATCAAATAACAAAGGATCTCTCAATGAAAAAGTTTGATTGGGATCATCCAACTCACCTCCAACCAATGAGCCCTTTTGCAGTAAAGCAAGTTAACGTCGTCTGGGATGCTTATGAGGCAACAAAAGACGCCCACGGTGTCTGCATTCTCACTGAGTGggatgagttcaaaacacttgatTTCAAGAAGATTTACGATACCATGCAAAAGCCTGCATTCGTGTTTGATGGGAGGAACGTTGTTGACGCGGAGAAGCTCAGAGAAATCGGGTTCATTGTCTACTCCATTGGAAAACCTTTGGATGCATGGCTCAAGGATATGCCCGCTTTGGCATGA